One Cellulomonas soli DNA window includes the following coding sequences:
- a CDS encoding FAD-binding oxidoreductase, which translates to MLTELDSLVVGPVMSPVDPRLEGEVAGFDTSLTHSPDIVVGASTAGDVVETVRWARRHGLRVHVQGTGHGTHEPVTSGVLVTTWRLDRVRVDRPAATVTVGAGARWSDVIDAAAPIGLAPIAPSEPSVGVVGFLLGGGLGPFARSHGFGSDRLEAATVVTGRGEVIEASAEGDAELLWALRGGGHGLGVVTEMRLRLAPVPALFGGYLAFTEEHVAAVVRGWLAWTRTAEPGVTTNLTILHHPDDGAFSVRRSAMLALLFVAYPGEADAGERLAAPLRALAPATADTVGPMALTDLASMHGDPMEPGPSWVRGTMLGSADDDLADAWLAQVGPGARHPFSGTQLRHVGGATEVDVPEGSAVAGRGARYTALLMGQDPELFPTMPAAASTVLDALDPWRTEELNPNFAGGAEGVWSPDVARRLAAVRRRMDPDGLFAAAR; encoded by the coding sequence GTGCTCACCGAACTCGACTCGCTCGTCGTCGGCCCCGTCATGTCGCCGGTCGACCCGCGGCTCGAAGGCGAGGTGGCCGGCTTCGACACGAGTCTCACGCACTCGCCCGACATCGTGGTCGGCGCGAGCACGGCGGGAGACGTCGTCGAGACCGTCCGGTGGGCGAGGCGGCACGGGCTGCGGGTGCACGTCCAGGGGACGGGCCACGGCACGCACGAGCCCGTGACCTCGGGCGTCCTGGTGACCACCTGGCGGCTCGACCGGGTGCGCGTCGACCGACCGGCGGCGACCGTGACCGTCGGCGCGGGTGCCCGCTGGTCCGACGTGATCGACGCGGCCGCGCCGATCGGACTGGCCCCCATCGCGCCTTCCGAGCCGTCGGTCGGCGTCGTCGGCTTCCTGCTCGGCGGGGGTCTCGGACCGTTCGCGCGCAGCCACGGCTTCGGTTCGGACCGCCTCGAGGCCGCGACCGTCGTCACCGGCAGGGGCGAGGTCATCGAGGCGAGCGCCGAGGGGGACGCGGAGCTGCTGTGGGCGCTGCGCGGTGGCGGGCACGGGCTCGGTGTCGTCACCGAGATGCGCCTGCGCCTGGCCCCGGTGCCGGCGCTGTTCGGCGGGTACCTGGCGTTCACCGAGGAGCACGTGGCTGCCGTCGTGCGCGGGTGGCTGGCCTGGACGCGGACCGCCGAACCGGGCGTGACCACGAACCTCACGATCCTGCACCACCCCGACGACGGCGCGTTCTCGGTCCGCCGGAGCGCGATGCTGGCGCTGCTCTTCGTGGCGTACCCGGGCGAGGCCGACGCAGGGGAGCGGCTGGCCGCGCCGTTGCGCGCGCTGGCCCCGGCCACGGCGGACACGGTGGGGCCGATGGCGCTCACCGACCTCGCCTCGATGCATGGCGACCCCATGGAGCCCGGCCCCAGCTGGGTGCGCGGCACGATGCTGGGCTCCGCGGACGACGACCTGGCCGACGCCTGGCTCGCGCAGGTCGGACCGGGCGCCCGGCACCCGTTCAGCGGGACGCAGCTGCGGCACGTCGGCGGTGCCACCGAGGTCGACGTCCCCGAGGGCTCGGCGGTCGCCGGCCGGGGGGCGCGGTACACGGCGCTGCTGATGGGCCAGGACCCGGAGCTCTTCCCGACGATGCCTGCGGCGGCCTCGACGGTCCTCGACGCGCTCGACCCGTGGCGGACCGAGGAGCTCAACCCGAACTTCGCGGGCGGCGCGGAGGGTGTCTGGTCACCTGACGTGGCCCGACGCCTCGCCGCGGTGCGCCGCCGGATGGATCCCGACGGTCTGTTCGCCGCGGCGCGCTGA
- a CDS encoding aldo/keto reductase, which yields MTAPTDSWMRPLGATKLQVSAVCAGGSPLGGMPLLYGYDVPRERGVATVRAVLDSPIRFIDTSNGYSDGESERRIGEALRRAGGLPEDVVVATKVDPRGRDYSAARVRASVAESRERLGLDHLPLVHLHDPEQFDFEEIAGPGGAVEQLVALRDAGEIGAIGIAGGPVQEMARYVELGVFDVLLVHNRWTLLDRSAGPLIAEAVRRGMGVLNAAVYGGGILAAAPGTSASYGYQAAAQETLDRVDAMHLVCAEHGTDLATAALHFSLRDPQVSSTVVGMSRPERVAATVEAAAVQLPDELWVDLEALLPPERVWLDAPFDR from the coding sequence ATGACCGCCCCCACCGACTCCTGGATGCGCCCGCTCGGTGCCACGAAGCTGCAGGTCTCCGCGGTGTGCGCCGGGGGGAGCCCGCTGGGCGGCATGCCGCTGCTGTACGGCTACGACGTGCCGCGCGAGCGCGGTGTGGCCACGGTGCGCGCGGTGCTCGACAGCCCGATCCGGTTCATCGACACGTCGAACGGGTACTCCGACGGCGAGTCGGAGCGGCGCATCGGCGAGGCTCTGCGGCGTGCCGGTGGTCTGCCCGAGGATGTCGTCGTCGCGACGAAGGTGGACCCCCGCGGCCGGGACTACTCCGCGGCGCGCGTCCGGGCGTCGGTCGCCGAGTCGCGTGAGCGGCTGGGGCTGGACCACCTGCCGCTCGTGCACCTGCACGACCCGGAGCAGTTCGACTTCGAGGAGATCGCCGGTCCGGGCGGTGCGGTCGAGCAGCTGGTCGCGCTGCGCGACGCGGGGGAGATCGGCGCGATCGGCATCGCGGGCGGGCCGGTGCAGGAGATGGCCCGGTACGTCGAGCTGGGCGTGTTCGACGTGCTGCTCGTGCACAACCGGTGGACGTTGCTCGACCGCAGCGCCGGGCCGCTGATCGCGGAGGCGGTCCGCCGCGGCATGGGCGTGCTCAACGCCGCGGTCTACGGCGGGGGCATCCTCGCGGCGGCCCCGGGCACGTCCGCCTCCTACGGCTACCAGGCGGCCGCCCAGGAGACGCTCGACCGGGTCGACGCGATGCACCTGGTGTGCGCGGAGCACGGCACGGACCTGGCGACCGCGGCCCTGCACTTCTCGCTGCGTGACCCGCAGGTGTCGTCGACCGTCGTGGGCATGAGTCGTCCCGAGCGGGTGGCCGCGACGGTCGAGGCGGCGGCCGTGCAGCTGCCGGACGAGCTGTGGGTCGACCTGGAGGCGCTGCTGCCGCCCGAGCGCGTCTGGCTGGACGCCCCCTTCGACAGGTGA
- a CDS encoding 1-acyl-sn-glycerol-3-phosphate acyltransferase translates to MTVTRPRSIRRGLARAYWRVSRWTLRTTRVPEDGAGLLIGAPHTSNWDFIIMLAITAEAGLPVRWLGKHTLFRGPAGPFMRALGGIPVDRRDPAGLVDALVARIQAGDRFYLVVTPEGTRSAGLYWKTGFYRIAQATGLPVVLGYVDRTTMTTGLGPTMHVTGDVRADMDVVRAFYADKSGFDPTRRTEPRLREEEPEGDATTP, encoded by the coding sequence GTGACGGTGACGAGGCCCAGGTCCATCCGCCGCGGCCTGGCCCGCGCCTACTGGCGGGTCAGCCGCTGGACGTTGCGCACCACGCGCGTCCCGGAGGACGGTGCCGGCCTCCTGATCGGGGCGCCGCACACGTCGAACTGGGACTTCATCATCATGCTGGCGATCACCGCCGAGGCGGGTCTGCCGGTGCGGTGGCTGGGCAAGCACACCCTGTTCCGTGGCCCGGCCGGTCCGTTCATGCGGGCGCTGGGTGGGATCCCCGTCGACCGCCGTGACCCTGCTGGTCTGGTCGACGCGCTGGTGGCCCGCATCCAGGCCGGGGACCGGTTCTACCTGGTGGTCACCCCGGAGGGCACACGCTCGGCGGGCCTGTACTGGAAGACCGGCTTCTACCGGATCGCGCAGGCCACGGGCCTGCCCGTGGTGCTCGGCTACGTGGACCGGACGACGATGACCACCGGGCTCGGTCCGACCATGCACGTCACGGGGGACGTGCGCGCCGACATGGACGTGGTCCGGGCGTTCTATGCCGACAAGTCCGGGTTCGACCCGACGCGTCGCACGGAGCCGCGGCTGCGTGAAGAGGAGCCCGAAGGCGACGCCACGACGCCCTGA
- a CDS encoding SHOCT domain-containing protein, protein MDSFWSWFWLLVYWFLFFAYLIVLFQIVGDLFRDKDLSGWWKAVWIIFLVFAPFITALIYVIARGNSMAERQVHAAQRARVDTESYIREVAHKSPTDQISDAKALLDSGAITPEEYATLKSKALAA, encoded by the coding sequence ATGGACAGTTTCTGGAGCTGGTTCTGGCTGCTGGTCTATTGGTTCCTGTTCTTCGCCTACCTGATCGTGCTGTTCCAGATCGTCGGGGACCTCTTCCGTGACAAGGACCTGAGCGGCTGGTGGAAGGCGGTGTGGATCATCTTCCTGGTCTTCGCCCCGTTCATCACCGCGCTGATCTACGTCATCGCCCGCGGCAACAGCATGGCCGAACGGCAGGTGCACGCAGCTCAGCGGGCCCGGGTCGACACCGAGTCCTACATCCGGGAGGTCGCGCACAAGTCGCCGACCGACCAGATCTCCGACGCCAAGGCGTTGCTCGACTCCGGTGCGATCACCCCGGAGGAGTACGCGACGCTCAAGTCGAAGGCTCTCGCCGCCTGA
- a CDS encoding lysylphosphatidylglycerol synthase transmembrane domain-containing protein yields MPGPSTPTDSAVATTRSVLDDVTIDDVPTERVHHPGDLVAATLAGLGVVLAMVLATYAQNTTTGVAEDVQGFSTLLRRLLVIPVSALESFVTLVVPLAVLTELAVRRLGRQLLEALAAATGAVVLNSAIVLLVERFGSDELVQGMSVRIGGEWQLSIPGYVALLAGLLTAAGPRGRRRTVAWSWNLVWVATGVLVITGQGSLPGIAVALLVGRIAGEGTRYLSGVRSERAYDESLVAGVRRAGFAPAQLSRVPDSTTGDAVLPPAGPASLALTRSTDHRLYALTTQEHEHLDLVVIDGDRQVVGMLSRFWRSLRLRGIEGRSVVSLRQAAERSALLAYAARAAGVRTPQLLSVAEAEDSMLLVQERPGNAVPLGDLEPDQITDAVLHEVWAQLQLAHAAGIAHRNLTSDVVLVDHLLEQPMVWLSGWELGDVASSELARRMDVAQVLALLALRVGAGRAMESAVAVLDDDTISAIGPLLQTITMPRLTREEMRTHRTVLPELRTALVARLPEADVQPQQLVRFGTRTILTVLLTVVAVFAIFTTINVATITEALQSSDWRWSIVAFGLGLLTLVGAALALVAFAPVRISLWRATVAQTAATFVALAAPAGVGPAALNLRVLTRRGVSGTLAAATVALVQVSQFVVTMLLLLVLSLVSGDNESTLPVSPLILVVIGVLAALVGVALLIPAVRRWVLAKTVPTLRQTWPRLIEVLGQPSRLLLGMGGNLLMTLGYILAFDAALLAFGQDVSLIQVAVVYLAGSTAGSLVPVPGGVGATELALASALSSLAGVDAAIATSAAVLFRVMTYWLRIPLGWVAMRYMQRTGDL; encoded by the coding sequence ATGCCTGGCCCGTCGACGCCCACCGACAGCGCGGTCGCGACGACCCGCTCGGTGCTCGACGACGTGACGATCGACGACGTCCCCACCGAGCGCGTGCACCACCCGGGCGACCTCGTCGCCGCCACGCTCGCAGGTCTCGGCGTCGTCCTGGCGATGGTGCTGGCGACGTACGCGCAGAACACCACGACGGGTGTGGCCGAGGACGTGCAGGGCTTCTCGACCCTGCTGCGCCGGCTGCTGGTCATCCCGGTCTCCGCGCTCGAGTCGTTCGTGACGCTCGTCGTCCCGCTCGCCGTGCTCACCGAGCTGGCGGTGCGCAGGCTCGGCCGACAGCTGCTCGAGGCCCTCGCCGCGGCGACGGGTGCGGTCGTGCTGAACAGCGCGATCGTCCTGCTCGTCGAACGGTTCGGCTCGGACGAGCTCGTCCAGGGCATGTCGGTGCGCATCGGCGGCGAGTGGCAGCTGTCGATCCCGGGGTACGTCGCCCTGCTCGCCGGTCTGCTGACCGCGGCCGGGCCCCGCGGCCGACGACGGACCGTCGCCTGGTCCTGGAACCTCGTGTGGGTCGCCACCGGCGTGCTGGTCATCACCGGGCAGGGCTCGCTGCCCGGGATCGCGGTTGCCCTGCTGGTCGGACGCATCGCCGGCGAGGGCACGCGCTACCTGTCCGGGGTGCGCTCGGAGCGCGCGTACGACGAGAGCCTGGTCGCCGGTGTCCGCCGGGCCGGGTTCGCGCCCGCCCAGCTGAGCCGGGTGCCCGACAGCACGACCGGTGACGCCGTCCTCCCGCCGGCGGGGCCGGCCTCGCTCGCCCTGACGCGGTCGACGGACCACCGCCTGTACGCCCTGACCACGCAGGAGCACGAGCACCTCGACCTCGTCGTCATCGACGGCGACCGTCAGGTGGTCGGCATGCTCAGCCGGTTCTGGCGCTCGCTGCGCCTGCGCGGGATCGAGGGCCGCTCGGTCGTGTCCCTGCGCCAGGCCGCCGAACGCTCGGCTCTGCTCGCCTACGCCGCCCGGGCCGCCGGGGTCCGCACGCCCCAGCTGCTGAGCGTCGCCGAGGCCGAGGACTCGATGCTGCTCGTGCAGGAACGCCCCGGCAACGCCGTGCCGCTCGGCGACCTCGAGCCCGACCAGATCACCGACGCCGTGCTGCACGAGGTGTGGGCCCAGCTGCAGCTCGCGCACGCCGCCGGCATCGCGCACCGCAACCTGACCAGCGACGTCGTGCTCGTCGACCACCTGCTCGAGCAGCCGATGGTCTGGCTGTCCGGCTGGGAGCTCGGCGACGTCGCCTCCTCCGAGCTCGCCCGCCGGATGGACGTCGCGCAGGTGCTCGCCCTCCTGGCCCTGCGCGTGGGAGCCGGTCGCGCCATGGAGTCGGCCGTCGCGGTGCTCGACGACGACACGATCTCGGCGATCGGTCCCCTGCTGCAGACCATCACCATGCCGCGGCTGACCCGCGAGGAGATGCGCACCCACCGCACGGTGCTGCCCGAGCTGAGGACCGCGCTCGTCGCCCGGCTGCCCGAGGCCGACGTGCAGCCGCAGCAGCTCGTGCGGTTCGGCACCCGGACCATCCTCACCGTCCTGCTCACGGTGGTCGCGGTCTTCGCGATCTTCACGACGATCAACGTCGCCACCATCACCGAGGCGCTGCAGAGCAGCGACTGGCGGTGGAGCATCGTCGCCTTCGGGCTCGGGCTCCTCACGCTCGTCGGGGCCGCGCTCGCCCTCGTCGCCTTCGCCCCCGTGCGGATCTCGCTGTGGCGGGCGACCGTCGCGCAGACCGCCGCCACGTTCGTGGCGCTCGCCGCCCCCGCGGGCGTCGGGCCCGCCGCGCTGAACCTGCGCGTGCTCACGCGACGTGGTGTGTCCGGCACGCTCGCCGCCGCGACCGTCGCCCTGGTGCAGGTCAGCCAGTTCGTCGTGACGATGCTGCTGCTGCTCGTGCTGTCGCTGGTCTCGGGCGACAACGAGTCGACGCTGCCGGTCTCGCCGCTCATCCTCGTCGTCATCGGGGTGCTCGCCGCGCTCGTGGGCGTCGCGCTGCTCATCCCCGCCGTCCGTCGGTGGGTGCTGGCCAAGACGGTGCCGACGCTCCGTCAGACCTGGCCGCGGCTCATCGAGGTGCTCGGCCAGCCGTCACGCCTGCTGCTCGGCATGGGCGGGAACCTGCTGATGACGCTGGGGTACATCCTGGCGTTCGACGCGGCGCTTCTGGCCTTCGGTCAGGACGTGAGCCTGATCCAGGTCGCGGTCGTCTACCTCGCCGGGTCCACCGCCGGCTCGCTGGTCCCTGTGCCCGGCGGGGTCGGCGCCACCGAGCTGGCCCTGGCCTCGGCGCTGTCCTCGCTGGCCGGCGTCGACGCGGCGATCGCGACCTCGGCCGCGGTGCTGTTCCGTGTCATGACGTACTGGTTGCGGATCCCGCTCGGGTGGGTGGCCATGCGGTACATGCAGCGCACCGGCGACCTGTAG
- a CDS encoding HdeD family acid-resistance protein — protein MSDALTADVAGTLRRLWWLAVLRGAVLVVLGLLLLVEPLGTVKGLVWLFGAFAVLDGLLALAQGIAYRHDPASRWRIVQGLVGIAFGVVLMVWPAPTATVVFYLLAFWVMLLGLIAVVGAFVLHHAGDAGWTFALTFGLIGFFIGLVAVMHPQTTVSVIAILYGLFALVAGIVLVVSGFATRSVARQLEHASARVVEL, from the coding sequence ATGTCGGACGCGCTGACCGCGGACGTCGCCGGCACGTTGCGCCGGCTCTGGTGGCTGGCTGTGCTGCGCGGTGCCGTGCTGGTCGTCCTGGGGCTGCTGCTGCTGGTCGAGCCGTTGGGCACCGTCAAGGGGCTCGTCTGGCTGTTCGGGGCGTTCGCGGTGCTCGACGGCCTGCTGGCACTCGCGCAGGGCATCGCGTACCGGCACGACCCGGCCTCGCGGTGGCGCATCGTGCAGGGCCTGGTCGGCATCGCCTTCGGTGTCGTCCTGATGGTCTGGCCGGCGCCCACCGCGACCGTGGTCTTCTACCTGCTGGCGTTCTGGGTCATGCTGCTCGGCCTGATCGCGGTCGTCGGGGCGTTCGTGCTGCACCACGCCGGGGACGCCGGCTGGACGTTCGCCCTGACCTTCGGGCTGATCGGCTTCTTCATCGGCCTGGTCGCGGTGATGCACCCGCAGACCACGGTGTCGGTCATCGCGATCCTGTACGGCCTGTTCGCCCTGGTGGCGGGCATCGTGCTGGTGGTCAGCGGCTTCGCGACCCGGTCGGTGGCCAGGCAGCTGGAGCACGCCTCGGCGCGGGTCGTCGAGCTGTAG
- a CDS encoding CPBP family intramembrane glutamic endopeptidase, producing the protein MTHPAPTAPPPGERAVRRRLTTEIWIVLGLSLGRSGVYAVVNIVARLTEGTPLGDQSTTLNPSYSPRPLLDLTYQLLAIGFALMPVALALYLLSANGRSAVRRIGLDGRQPWKDLLTGVGLAALIGIPGLGLYALGRVLGITVEVQAAGLDAVWWTIPVLILSALQNALLEEVVAVGYLMERLRELRWSAPAIVVTSALLRGSYHLYQGWGAFLGNAVMGVVFAEYYRRRRRVMPLVVAHTIMDVVVFVGYALIPADVRGALGLS; encoded by the coding sequence ATGACGCACCCGGCCCCGACCGCGCCGCCGCCCGGTGAGCGGGCCGTCCGGCGGCGGCTGACCACCGAGATCTGGATCGTGCTCGGTCTGTCGCTCGGCCGGTCGGGCGTGTACGCGGTGGTGAACATCGTCGCCCGGCTGACCGAGGGGACCCCGCTGGGGGACCAGAGCACGACGCTCAACCCGAGCTACTCCCCCCGGCCGCTGCTCGACCTGACGTACCAGCTGCTCGCGATCGGGTTCGCCCTGATGCCCGTGGCCCTCGCGCTGTACCTGCTGTCGGCGAACGGACGGTCGGCCGTGCGTCGCATCGGGCTGGACGGGCGGCAGCCCTGGAAGGACCTGCTGACGGGTGTCGGTCTCGCCGCGCTCATCGGCATCCCCGGGCTGGGGCTGTACGCGCTCGGCCGGGTGCTCGGCATCACCGTCGAGGTGCAGGCCGCGGGCCTCGACGCGGTGTGGTGGACCATCCCCGTGCTCATCCTGTCGGCGCTGCAGAACGCCCTGCTCGAGGAGGTCGTCGCAGTCGGCTACCTCATGGAGCGGCTGCGTGAGCTGCGGTGGAGCGCCCCGGCGATCGTCGTGACCAGTGCGCTGCTGCGCGGCTCGTACCACCTGTACCAAGGGTGGGGCGCGTTCCTCGGCAACGCGGTCATGGGCGTCGTGTTCGCCGAGTACTACCGGCGCCGACGCCGGGTCATGCCGCTCGTGGTGGCGCACACGATCATGGACGTCGTCGTGTTCGTGGGCTACGCGCTCATCCCGGCGGACGTGCGCGGCGCGCTGGGCCTCAGCTGA
- a CDS encoding ABC transporter ATP-binding protein produces MGPVLEVRGVTRRFGAVTALDDVSLDVGDGELVGLLGPNGAGKTTLLSLVSGLRRPDSGAVRLFGGDPRDAANRLALGTTPQDTGLPATLTVGEVVDFVAGHYPTPMTRSEALARFGLEDLVRRQTGGLSGGQRRRLAVALALVGRPRLVLLDEPTTGLDVEARHLLWDALREYHADGATVLLTSHYLEEIEALAQRVVVMGGGRVLADDSLPAVLDLVSVRRVSFTTPGAGPTTPGTERQALTALPGAHGLHDAQVLDDGSTRWTMLASDADVLVRALVTHDVAFRELEVRGASLEEAFLALTLTDPQETAR; encoded by the coding sequence ATGGGGCCTGTGCTGGAGGTCCGGGGGGTGACGCGCCGGTTCGGCGCCGTCACGGCGCTGGACGACGTGTCCCTCGACGTCGGCGACGGTGAGCTCGTCGGCCTCCTCGGCCCGAACGGTGCGGGCAAGACGACCCTGCTCAGCCTGGTCAGCGGGCTGCGGCGACCCGACTCCGGTGCGGTGCGCCTGTTCGGCGGCGACCCGCGCGACGCCGCGAACCGCTTGGCCCTGGGCACCACACCGCAGGACACGGGCCTTCCGGCGACCCTGACCGTCGGCGAGGTCGTCGACTTCGTCGCCGGCCACTACCCGACGCCCATGACCCGGTCGGAGGCGCTGGCCCGGTTCGGCCTGGAGGACCTGGTGCGGCGGCAGACGGGCGGCCTGTCGGGCGGGCAACGCCGCCGACTCGCGGTCGCCCTCGCCCTGGTGGGCCGCCCTCGTCTGGTGCTGCTCGACGAGCCGACGACCGGGCTCGACGTCGAGGCCCGTCACCTCCTGTGGGACGCGTTGCGGGAGTACCACGCCGACGGGGCGACGGTGCTGCTGACCAGCCACTACCTGGAGGAGATCGAGGCGCTCGCCCAGCGGGTCGTCGTCATGGGCGGCGGTCGGGTGCTCGCGGACGACTCGCTGCCGGCCGTGCTGGACCTCGTCTCGGTGCGCCGCGTCTCGTTCACCACCCCGGGAGCCGGCCCGACCACGCCCGGCACGGAACGGCAGGCGCTCACGGCCCTGCCCGGCGCGCACGGGCTGCACGACGCCCAGGTGCTCGACGACGGCTCGACCCGCTGGACGATGCTCGCCTCGGACGCCGACGTGCTCGTGCGCGCCCTCGTCACGCACGACGTCGCGTTCCGCGAGCTGGAGGTGCGCGGAGCCTCGCTCGAGGAGGCGTTCCTCGCACTGACCCTCACCGACCCGCAGGAGACGGCCCGATGA
- a CDS encoding ABC transporter permease, giving the protein MTATTSPVARPGVRPWWSLALLHTRYQFLETVRVPIAVLGNMLFPGLALVFFVVPQRAVADDPLMATAAVAQLATFAIMSSSLFSFGVGVAEDRAQPFDPYVRTLPAGAGPRLVGRVVNAVLWAYLALVPLVLIGWLLTAATLTPAQAALSVVLVPAVAVPFLLLGLAIGYRLSSKAAIAVVQSVLFPLAFAGGLFMPPEAFPAWLDAFSKLLPSRAARDLVVQMVTGEPAYAGALAVLLGWTLVFGVLAVLAYRRDEGRRFH; this is encoded by the coding sequence ATGACCGCGACGACGTCCCCCGTGGCCCGGCCGGGCGTGCGCCCGTGGTGGTCGCTCGCGCTGCTGCACACCCGCTACCAGTTCCTGGAGACCGTCCGGGTGCCGATCGCCGTGCTCGGCAACATGCTCTTCCCCGGGCTCGCCCTGGTGTTCTTCGTCGTGCCGCAGCGCGCGGTCGCCGACGACCCGCTGATGGCCACCGCCGCGGTCGCCCAGCTGGCGACCTTCGCCATCATGTCCTCGAGCCTGTTCTCGTTCGGCGTCGGCGTCGCCGAGGACCGCGCGCAGCCGTTCGACCCGTACGTGCGCACGTTGCCCGCCGGTGCGGGCCCGCGGCTCGTGGGCCGCGTCGTCAACGCCGTGCTCTGGGCCTACCTGGCCCTCGTGCCGCTCGTGCTCATCGGGTGGCTGCTCACCGCCGCGACCCTGACCCCGGCGCAGGCGGCGCTGTCCGTCGTCCTCGTGCCCGCGGTCGCCGTGCCGTTCCTGCTGCTCGGCCTGGCCATCGGCTACCGGCTCTCGTCCAAGGCGGCGATCGCGGTGGTGCAGTCCGTGCTGTTCCCGCTCGCGTTCGCCGGTGGGCTGTTCATGCCGCCCGAGGCGTTCCCGGCATGGCTCGACGCGTTCTCGAAGCTGCTGCCCTCACGTGCGGCGCGCGACCTGGTCGTCCAGATGGTGACGGGCGAGCCGGCGTACGCGGGCGCGCTCGCGGTGCTGCTCGGCTGGACGCTGGTGTTCGGCGTGCTCGCGGTGCTGGCCTACCGGCGCGACGAGGGCCGCCGCTTCCACTGA